One window from the genome of Pseudonocardia hierapolitana encodes:
- a CDS encoding maleylpyruvate isomerase N-terminal domain-containing protein, whose product MTTAPLVPPRTPTTHQNGGLPPALSGAPRSEQTTLSGAPRSEQTTLSGAPRNDQTRTKPLPSPEFTALRIAYSDISTIASSLEEEDSWLPTRCLGWTVRDLLVHLLGDVQRALVALATPAAGPADRDAVTWWTAGEPTDDPGFRELRNLRTISGAWELEDLVRTFMETTRAVVALAGRTPPEALVATRGHVLQAVDLVTTLAVKAAIHHLDLVMELRRPGPRAEPLALVRCTLDALLGHPAPADWPDERWALLGTGRVPPGGGERRALGAAAARLPLLC is encoded by the coding sequence ATGACGACCGCACCACTCGTTCCACCCCGCACTCCCACCACCCACCAGAACGGGGGCCTGCCGCCGGCACTGAGCGGAGCTCCGCGGAGCGAACAGACGACGCTGAGCGGAGCTCCGCGGAGCGAACAGACGACGCTGAGCGGAGCTCCGCGGAACGATCAGACGCGGACGAAACCGCTGCCGAGCCCGGAGTTCACCGCGCTGCGGATCGCCTACTCCGACATCTCGACGATCGCCTCCTCGCTGGAGGAGGAGGACTCCTGGCTGCCCACCCGCTGCCTGGGGTGGACGGTGCGCGATCTGCTCGTGCACCTGCTGGGCGACGTCCAGCGGGCGCTGGTGGCGCTGGCCACGCCGGCCGCCGGGCCGGCCGACCGCGACGCGGTGACGTGGTGGACGGCCGGCGAGCCGACCGACGACCCCGGCTTCCGCGAGCTGCGCAACCTGCGCACGATCTCGGGGGCGTGGGAGCTCGAGGACCTGGTGCGCACGTTCATGGAGACCACGCGGGCGGTCGTCGCGCTCGCCGGGCGCACGCCGCCCGAGGCGCTGGTGGCGACCCGCGGGCACGTCCTGCAGGCCGTGGACCTCGTCACCACGCTCGCGGTGAAGGCGGCCATCCACCACCTCGACCTCGTGATGGAGCTGCGCCGACCGGGCCCGCGGGCCGAGCCGCTCGCGCTGGTGCGCTGCACGCTGGACGCGCTGCTCGGCCACCCCGCACCGGCAGACTGGCCCGACGAGCGCTGGGCGCTGCTCGGGACCGGCCGGGTCCCGCCAGGCGGCGGCGAGAGGCGGGCCCTGGGGGCGGCGGCAGCCCGCCTCCCGTTGCTCTGCTGA
- a CDS encoding long-chain fatty acid--CoA ligase, which yields MLGLMQDRPLALPHVFHRAEEYFGHKSIVTADATGESRVTVAEWAQRVRRLATVLDTLDVSADGRVGTFAWNTGRHLELYLAAPCTGRVLHTLNIRLFPEQLVYVANHAEDEVVFVDRSLLPLFWPLVDKLETVRHVIVIDDGAEAEIPSDPRVHDYEELLAAATPFEGRFEIADENTAAAMCYTSGTTGNPKGVVYSHRSTVLHSLITLIADGAALSERDVVLPVVPMFHANAWGLPYGCLLAGTDLVLPGPNMTPQAIADLLERHRVTVTGGVPTIWMGMQPLLAQHDLSALRAILCGGSAVPKALSEAYREAIGVPMLHAWGMTETSPIATMCTLRTQHEPLTEAERADVRARQGQAVPLVDLRLVDPATGEPQPWDDVATGEIQAAGPWIAAEYYRGEGGRAQFTDDGWLRTGDVAAVDRYGFLRIVDRTKDLIKSGGEWIGSVDLENEIMSHPKVAEAAVIAIPHPKWVERPLACVVVKPGETLTAEEVIAHLEPRVAKWWLPDAVEFIDEVPKTSVGKFSKKTLREKFGGYQVAAPAAASTTDDGRT from the coding sequence ATGCTCGGTCTGATGCAGGATCGGCCGCTCGCCCTGCCGCACGTCTTCCACCGGGCCGAGGAGTACTTCGGGCACAAGTCGATCGTCACCGCGGACGCCACCGGCGAGAGCCGCGTCACGGTGGCCGAGTGGGCGCAGCGGGTCCGGCGGCTCGCCACCGTGCTCGACACGCTCGACGTGAGCGCGGACGGCCGGGTCGGCACGTTCGCCTGGAACACCGGCCGCCACCTGGAGCTCTACCTGGCCGCCCCGTGCACCGGGCGGGTGCTGCACACGCTGAACATCCGGCTCTTCCCCGAGCAGCTCGTGTACGTCGCGAACCACGCCGAGGACGAGGTGGTGTTCGTCGACCGCTCCCTGCTGCCGCTGTTCTGGCCGCTGGTCGACAAGCTGGAGACCGTCCGCCACGTCATCGTGATCGACGACGGCGCCGAGGCCGAGATCCCCTCCGACCCGCGCGTACACGACTACGAGGAGCTGCTCGCCGCGGCCACCCCGTTCGAGGGGCGGTTCGAGATCGCGGACGAGAACACCGCGGCGGCCATGTGCTACACCTCCGGCACCACCGGCAACCCCAAGGGCGTGGTCTACAGCCACCGCTCGACGGTGCTGCACTCGCTGATCACGCTGATCGCCGACGGCGCCGCGCTGTCCGAGCGCGACGTCGTGCTGCCGGTCGTCCCGATGTTCCACGCGAACGCGTGGGGACTTCCCTACGGATGCCTCCTCGCCGGCACCGACCTGGTGCTCCCCGGCCCGAACATGACCCCGCAGGCGATCGCCGATTTGCTGGAGCGGCACCGGGTCACCGTCACCGGCGGTGTGCCGACGATCTGGATGGGGATGCAGCCGCTGCTCGCCCAGCACGACCTGAGTGCGCTGCGCGCGATCCTGTGCGGCGGCTCGGCGGTGCCGAAGGCGCTGTCGGAGGCCTACCGGGAGGCGATCGGCGTGCCGATGCTGCACGCATGGGGCATGACCGAGACCAGCCCGATCGCCACGATGTGCACCCTGCGCACGCAGCACGAGCCGCTCACCGAGGCCGAGCGCGCCGACGTCCGCGCGCGGCAGGGCCAGGCCGTGCCGCTGGTCGACCTGCGGCTGGTCGACCCGGCGACGGGCGAGCCGCAGCCGTGGGACGACGTCGCCACCGGCGAGATCCAGGCCGCCGGGCCGTGGATCGCCGCCGAGTACTACCGCGGCGAGGGCGGACGCGCCCAGTTCACCGACGACGGCTGGTTGCGCACCGGCGACGTCGCGGCCGTCGACCGCTACGGCTTCCTCCGGATCGTGGACCGCACCAAGGACCTCATCAAGTCCGGCGGGGAGTGGATCGGCTCCGTCGACCTGGAGAACGAGATCATGTCGCACCCGAAGGTCGCCGAGGCCGCCGTGATCGCGATCCCGCACCCGAAATGGGTCGAGCGCCCGCTCGCGTGCGTCGTCGTCAAGCCCGGGGAGACCCTCACCGCTGAGGAGGTCATCGCCCACCTGGAACCGCGAGTGGCGAAGTGGTGGCTCCCCGATGCGGTGGAGTTCATCGACGAGGTGCCGAAGACCAGCGTGGGGAAGTTCTCCAAGAAGACGCTTCGTGAGAAGTTCGGTGGCTACCAGGTAGCCGCGCCCGCAGCGGCCAGCACGACCGACGACGGCAGGACATGA